From [Chlorobium] sp. 445, one genomic window encodes:
- a CDS encoding TonB-dependent receptor: MNGVFITLDLKAYASDEVTVAAERAPQINRSNGEVSSFVSEFQIQTIPTDGRKVSNQLYFLPGVAPATGYFPEAPNVSINGQNSLYANYLIDGFDNNERFLGGQKFDTPIGIAQNVAVLTNSYSAEFGRTANGIVNITTKSGTNDFKGEVFYYSRPGAALDAPNAFSPLDDNGNPIRNGFNRNQGGLSLSGPIVPNQTFFFFNAELTQDGVDQIIRTPATNAVVRARNESYLFTGKIDHTWSPKHYTSLRANVGLVALDNPGGGAVQPSAGSIQDRNALLIAAKHTWLLSSNLFSETRAQYSQFYWNYGRPKEGAQPQVTVFSDTLDGGFGRNELLGIVGHPGFTFDQFEQTWQVASTLTAALDQHTLRAGIDILTSSHRLFGGGNPSGNYVVRLRNDAAFAANRSSFSLSDIPRNVDVLSYSVEVRPESFGATQFLFAAFVEDSYKVSPRLTLNLGLRWDFDNLSKAGSNTYDWNNLAPRLSFNWLLTEDGLTVLRGGYGIFYERILYAIQSDALQFSSRSPAFLQQLRVLQQQGIIPADADLDRLTFDGNVTATFIGPDAPPFLQGRTSDDLRRNIESLPARELRIQNPNGLQNPFSHQLSLGLQRQLTDDLALSVDAVLLLGFNLVRLRDLNAPTPYASTPFAATSSPRPVADADASRPAGVVAGGARQITMSETEGRSEYYGITLNLKKAFSQNYAFNLAYTLSWNLNNTDDINFRAMDANEFQNEWGFAVNDRRHVLALTGAYRFEFGTTISLNLLLQSGQPINRTVALSNAVAPPGVSNPQDYAGFYGHGPQYGDGFAGNLDRFPGVARNGERLPGFAQLDLSASHFLSFGNFGLELRADIFNVFNAINYSGYFANATQTNRAQVGRPGDPIQFRSAGIPTQYQFSTRLTF, encoded by the coding sequence ATGAACGGCGTTTTTATCACGCTTGATCTCAAAGCATATGCATCCGATGAAGTTACTGTCGCCGCAGAGCGTGCACCGCAAATCAATCGCTCTAATGGTGAGGTTTCATCGTTTGTCAGTGAGTTTCAAATTCAAACGATTCCCACCGACGGTCGTAAAGTCTCCAACCAACTTTACTTCTTGCCTGGTGTTGCACCAGCCACAGGCTACTTTCCTGAAGCCCCAAATGTGAGCATCAACGGACAAAATTCACTCTACGCTAACTACTTGATTGATGGATTCGATAACAACGAGCGTTTCTTGGGCGGACAGAAGTTCGATACCCCAATTGGCATTGCACAAAATGTTGCTGTGCTGACCAATTCATACAGTGCGGAGTTTGGTCGTACAGCCAACGGCATTGTGAATATCACGACCAAGAGCGGCACGAATGATTTCAAAGGGGAAGTCTTTTATTACTCCCGTCCCGGAGCTGCGCTCGATGCCCCAAATGCTTTTTCACCGCTTGACGATAATGGCAATCCCATTCGCAATGGCTTCAACCGCAATCAAGGTGGTCTTTCGCTCTCTGGTCCTATTGTGCCAAATCAAACTTTCTTTTTCTTTAATGCGGAACTGACGCAAGATGGCGTTGACCAAATCATTCGTACGCCTGCAACGAATGCCGTCGTGCGTGCCCGCAATGAAAGCTACCTTTTCACAGGTAAAATTGATCACACCTGGAGTCCTAAACACTATACGTCGTTGCGCGCAAATGTGGGGCTTGTTGCACTCGATAATCCCGGTGGTGGCGCTGTGCAACCGAGTGCTGGCAGCATTCAAGACCGCAATGCTCTCCTCATTGCTGCAAAACACACTTGGCTACTTTCATCAAATCTCTTTAGCGAGACACGTGCACAGTACAGTCAGTTTTACTGGAACTATGGTCGTCCCAAAGAGGGCGCACAACCGCAGGTTACCGTCTTTTCCGATACACTTGATGGTGGCTTTGGTCGAAATGAACTGCTTGGCATTGTCGGACATCCAGGCTTTACCTTCGATCAGTTTGAACAAACCTGGCAAGTTGCCAGCACACTTACTGCGGCACTCGATCAACACACGCTTCGAGCAGGAATTGACATTCTTACCTCTTCACATCGACTTTTCGGTGGCGGCAATCCGAGCGGAAATTATGTTGTTAGGCTCCGTAATGATGCTGCTTTCGCTGCAAACCGCTCTAGCTTTTCACTCTCCGATATTCCACGCAATGTCGATGTGCTGTCGTACAGTGTAGAAGTCCGACCCGAAAGTTTCGGGGCAACACAGTTTCTATTTGCCGCATTTGTTGAAGATAGCTACAAAGTCTCTCCACGTCTTACGCTGAACCTTGGGCTACGCTGGGATTTTGATAATCTCTCCAAAGCTGGAAGCAACACTTATGATTGGAACAATCTTGCGCCCCGCCTCTCTTTCAACTGGCTCTTAACCGAAGATGGACTTACTGTGCTGCGCGGTGGGTATGGCATTTTCTACGAGCGCATTCTTTATGCCATTCAAAGCGATGCCCTGCAATTTTCAAGCCGCTCACCCGCTTTCTTACAACAACTTCGCGTGCTGCAGCAGCAGGGCATTATTCCTGCTGATGCCGATCTTGATCGATTGACATTTGATGGCAATGTTACAGCGACCTTCATCGGTCCTGACGCTCCGCCATTTCTTCAAGGTCGCACCAGCGATGACCTTCGTAGAAACATAGAATCACTACCTGCACGTGAGCTGCGCATACAAAATCCAAATGGACTTCAAAATCCATTTAGCCATCAACTCTCACTTGGTCTGCAACGCCAACTTACCGACGACCTTGCGCTGTCCGTTGATGCCGTCCTACTGCTGGGGTTCAATTTGGTGCGCCTGCGCGATCTTAATGCACCCACACCGTATGCTTCAACGCCCTTTGCAGCAACCTCTTCACCGCGTCCTGTTGCTGATGCTGACGCCTCTCGTCCTGCTGGTGTTGTCGCCGGTGGGGCTCGCCAAATTACAATGAGTGAGACCGAAGGTCGAAGCGAATACTACGGCATTACCTTAAATCTTAAAAAAGCTTTCTCACAAAATTATGCCTTCAATCTCGCTTACACGCTGTCTTGGAATTTGAATAACACAGACGACATCAACTTCCGTGCAATGGATGCGAACGAGTTTCAAAATGAGTGGGGTTTTGCGGTCAATGATCGTCGCCATGTGCTAGCGCTCACTGGCGCCTATCGCTTTGAGTTTGGCACAACCATTTCGCTCAACCTGCTGCTTCAATCTGGACAGCCGATTAACCGCACTGTGGCGCTTAGCAATGCCGTAGCACCACCTGGTGTGAGCAATCCACAAGATTATGCCGGATTTTATGGACATGGTCCGCAGTACGGCGATGGTTTTGCTGGTAACTTGGATCGTTTTCCAGGCGTAGCACGCAACGGTGAGCGACTGCCCGGCTTTGCACAACTTGACCTTAGCGCTTCACATTTTCTTAGTTTTGGCAACTTTGGTCTTGAATTGCGTGCAGACATCTTTAATGTCTTTAATGCAATCAATTACAGTGGCTACTTTGCAAATGCTACGCAGACGAACCGTGCACAAGTTGGACGCCCCGGCGATCCAATTCAGTTTCGCTCAGCTGGGATTCCCACGCAGTATCAATTCTCAACACGTCTTACTTTTTAA